The Acidianus infernus genome window below encodes:
- a CDS encoding superoxide dismutase yields MSSLTYLKKYELPPLPYNLDALEPYISKEIIDVHYNGHHKGYVNGANSFVDRVNKILKGEISSGQYDIQGLLRGLVFNINGHKLHSLYWQSMAPAGKGGGKPGGVIGDLIEKQYGSFEKFKALFTEAANSLPGTGWTVLYYEVENGNLQIMTFENHFQNHIAELPILLILDEFEHAYYLQYKNKRADYVNNWWNLVNWDFADKKLQQYMKK; encoded by the coding sequence ATGAGTTCGTTAACTTATTTAAAAAAGTATGAATTGCCACCTCTACCTTATAATTTAGATGCATTAGAACCATACATAAGTAAAGAAATAATAGATGTGCACTATAATGGCCATCATAAAGGTTATGTTAATGGAGCTAATTCCTTTGTTGACAGGGTAAACAAAATTCTAAAAGGTGAAATATCCTCTGGACAATATGATATACAAGGTCTATTAAGGGGATTGGTATTCAATATAAACGGACATAAGTTACACTCATTATATTGGCAGAGCATGGCTCCAGCAGGTAAAGGTGGAGGTAAACCTGGTGGAGTAATAGGAGATCTAATAGAGAAGCAATACGGTAGTTTTGAGAAATTTAAAGCATTATTTACCGAGGCGGCAAATTCGTTGCCAGGTACTGGTTGGACTGTTCTCTATTACGAGGTAGAGAATGGAAATCTACAAATAATGACTTTTGAGAATCACTTCCAAAACCATATAGCAGAGCTACCAATTTTACTAATCTTGGACGAGTTCGAGCACGCTTATTACTTACAATATAAGAACAAGAGAGCAGATTATGTTAATAACTGGTGGAACTTAGTCAACTGGGATTTTGCTGATAAAAAACTTCAACAATACATGAAAAAGTAA